ctacattcttgtcagtctgccttgctatattaccgggccatgatcactcgggaggtgatcacgggtatatactatacatacatattatacagatggtgactaaagtcgggtcagctcgttgagtacccacaagtgattcccATGTGGGGGctagaaggacaggtggctccatcccggtagaggtgggcctgggctcccgatggcccccgactattactatgtggcggagcgacagggcaggttgcgaccacctaggcgagaggtgggcctggccctggtcggcgttcgcggttgcttcataataacacgcttaacgagatcttggtatttgatctgagtctagccactggcctatacgcactaaccaactacgcgggaaagatatgggcactcgacgtcgtggtatcagccgaagccttctagacgtcagcgactgagcggcgcgcgccggattggaacgtaagcctgctcttttgttaagggggctagttctgctttctgCCTccacacaacatgcaggtgtgcaatgggcgatgggcccagacccctgcgccataggagttagaccggcgtgctgacctctctgttaggcctaggtggggctgcgacgtgttgatcttctgaggccgggcatgacccaggaaagtgtgtccggccaaatgggatcgagcgtgttgggttatgtggtgcacccctgcagggaagtttatctattcgaatagccatgtctctcggtaaaaggacgacccggagttgtaccttgaccttatgacaactagaactggatacttaataaaacacacccagacaagttccacagacaacccggtgatcgcttttccacagggcgacgaggggaggattgccgggtaggattatgctatgcgatactacttggaggacttcactctactctcttctacatgttgcaagacgggggctgccagaagcgtagtcttcgacaggattagctatccccctcttattctggcattctgcagttcagtccaccgatatggccctttacacatataaccatgcatatgtagtgtagctccttgcttgtgagtactttggatgagtactcacggttgcttttctccctcttttccccctttcccttctacctggttgtcgcaaccagatgtcggagcccaggagccagacgccaccatcgacgatgatacctgctacactggaggtgcctacttctacgtgcaggctgctgatgatgaccaggagtagtttaggaggatcccaggcaggaggtctgcgcctcttttgatctgtatcccaatttgtgctagccttcttaaggcaaacttgtataacttatgtctgtactcagatattgttgcttccgctgacttgtctatgatcgagcacttgtattcgagccctcgaggcccctggcttgtattatgatgcttgtatgacttattttatttttagagttgtgttgtgatatcttcccgtgagtccctaatcttgatcgtacacgtttgcgtgtatggttagtgtacgattgaatcggggcgtcacatgTGGCCCATGGTTTTcagcaggaggcaggagcagggacGCGATTATGATGAAACATTCActcctgtggcccacatgaccactgtccgcactcttCTTGTTGTGGCTTATGTTCGTCACTGGTCCATCTCTCAGCTTGATGTCCAGAACGCCTTTCTCAATGGCGAGTtacgtgaggaggtttatatgcagccaccccCGGGGTATTATGCTCCTAATGGTATGGTCTGTCGCCTTCGTCgctctctttatggtcttaaacaggcccctcgagcctggtttgagcgctttgcctctgtggtgacttccgctggtttcttgcccagtgatcatgatcccgcattgtttgttcacacgtctcctcgtggtcgaactcttctccttctctatgtcgatgacatgatcatcactggtgacgactctgaGTATATTGCCTTCgttaaggctcgccttcgcgaCCAGTTCCTCATGACCGATCTTGGTCCCCTTCgatattttcttgggattgagatctgcTCGACCtttgatggcttctacatctcccaagaaaaatatatccaggatcttcttgctcgcgctgctcttgGTGATGAGCGCACAATTGTGACTCCTATGGAGTtcaacgttcagcttcgtgcctctgatggtgaccctcttcctaatcccactcgttatcgtcacctcgttggcagccttgtctatcttgctgttacgcgtcctgaAATCTCCTATCATGTCCACATCCTGAGTCAGTTTTGTTTCAGCCCCCACATCTATCCACTAGTCATCTCCTCCGTGTTCtatgatatcttcgtggcacgatctctcagcgccttttctttccccgctccagctctcttgagctccaggcctactctgatgctacctaggctagtgatccctctgattgacgctcgctgtctgcttactatgtctttcttggtggctctcttattgcctagaagacaaagaaacagactgcagtttctcgctcgagtacagaggctgagttgcgagccatggctatgttgacggctgaggtgatctggttacggtggttacttgggGATTTTGGTGTGTGTGCTACTACCTCGACTCCTCTACTATCAGACAGTACGTGTGCTATCAGTATCGCGCGTGACCcagtgaagcatgagctcaccaagcacattggcatggatgcccactttgtgcgtgctgctgtgcaggatcagactctcgctcttcactacGTGCCCtccgagttacagttggctgacttcttcacgaaggcacagacgAGAGCGCAACATGGTtttttcctctccaaactcagtgttgttgatccaccatgagtttgggggggggggggtgtgtgtTAGATGTGTATATTTTCTTGTGTACATCCCCATTATATAAGGGGCTTTTCTGCACTTTACCATTCTGTATATGTATCGGCCTTTGGCCCTCATTAAAGATAGTTGCTCATTTATTCAACACCAACAACCCAAGTCAAGGCCCAGTGTAGACGGTGAGCCCAGGTAAGGAAGCGAGGCGCTGGAGCGCTTCTTTGCTGAATTTCATGCGTGGTAGGTGTAAGATGATGCCCATGCTTGATATATATGCATATACAGGTATATATACTAAAACAAATTAGCAGAAAAATGTTGGGTATGCGTTGCATACCCTTGCAATAGGCTAGCTCCGCCCCTGGTAGGCACATAGATTAGCTAGAATGGCGATTACCTTAGACTCTGGCCGTCATGTGTGGCTCATCGATTCACCGGATTATCTTTGTATTCCTATAAGCTTTGAAACGTGAAATAAAGCAtgttgtttctcaaaaaaaaaggtaATCACTCTCTTGTCAACCGCTTGTTGGTTTTTATTTTCCCTCGTCTTTTGCTACAACTTGTCTGGTGTCTTAGCAAAAGAAATTgccaaaaaaaaattcaatttttaaaAACTTGGTGAAATCGTTAAATGCTGATaagatctataattttttataaatTACATTTGAGAAAATGTTAATTGATTTTAAATTGTTCATGACTTTATTTATTTTTGCGAATTTAAAAAAAGGTCACAAGAAAATTAATTACTTTGAAAAAGTTTGCTGGATTCCATGAAAGTTTGCGGAATTTGACAAATGTTCACAGATTTTGGAAAACAAATTACTGGCCTttaaaaaggttcatgaatttaaaaaatgcttgCAAATTCAGAAAGAAGTTCATGTTTTACAAAATATAAACCAGGAAAAAATAATGGAAAAAATGAAAACCCGAAAAATTATATGGGCCAGCCCACATAGCAACTAGTCAGTTGCCTACAATTTCTACTAGTATTTGCTACAtaagcgcaaaaaaaaaaaacaatttgaAGGGTACATTTTTTTTTTAGGGTCAAttgaggttttttttttttttttgagaagaagCATATCCCGGTTCGGGCCTCGAGCAGGTTGTCGGGCTGTGGCTGGGCCCGATGGCGAGGGAAAGGTCGCCGGCGGCGCCGTCGGAGCGACTCTCTGGTTGGATGGACGGTTGTGCGAAGCCGCCGTCATGCCGCCGCGACAGGAGGATTCGCCACCAGCGCCGCTGCTGTGCAGCGGGATGGGGGGCTGGGGTGCTCCGCCGTGAGGTGGTGGGCGCCGGTGGTGCTGTCCGACGAACAGGGGCCGGGGGCAGCGCGGCCGTCTTCTACATCGTCCACCGGCGCCGCCCCGGTCAGAGTACGTCCTGGACCCACCGCATCCGCACCCAGGCCCCATTCCCATTCCGTTTGTTCCATTCACTCTTTGATCCCTAATTTTGCTAGTGGTAATTTTGGAATCTGCACATTTTTTTGTTTGGTACAGTACATCCGTATTTGCCGTGCTTGATGAGAGCGCCAGTCTAATTCAGATCCAGGCTTCCAGCGTCATAATGTATTTACAAGTAGCCAAGTTCACTGTCAGTACACATCTCTGAATTACTTAAGCAACACACACCATTGTTAGGTCCAGTAAAAGCATAGCATAGCCAGCAGAACTCATTTTGATTCCACCAAGGATGACTCTGCCTGATTGACGATCTTACAGAATTTGACTGAGGGATCTTCAGTCTTCCATTTCTATAGTACTGATAATATTGCCTCATTCACTACACTATGCAGTTCGTGTACATCAAGTGCCAGTTGTGTAACGCACAAGGCAGGGCATTGGAACCTAGTAGGTTATGCCGGCCGATGGTCGACCTTGTAAGAAGTCTTAGGAAACTGCCAGGCCTCAAAATATCCGTAGAAAATGGCGACATTTAGTGCTAGTTAACCAATCAGAAGGCCTTTATTATTGTATAATGTACGGAGTACTACATTGTGCAGCAAGTTGGGCTAGTGTGAAACTATGATATTGAATCACAAAGGGTCTTTTGGTTCTGGCTAGCTTCCAAACAAACAGCCAATTTTTCAGTTGCACATCACTTGCTTCCGGAAAATACCAGGATGTTCCTGGGTCCTGGTTTATGCCTTTCCTTCCCTGCACAACATTTAATAAGAGACGGATATATCTAGGTACAACTATATTGTGTTGGTGTTTCTTAACATCAGACGCGGCATCAATTGTATCGTATCATACATCGGCTAGCTTAGCTGCCAGCTAACAGGCTGGTCTGCTGAATAATCCAAGGCTCAACGCGTGCGGATGGATCCGTTGATCACGATGTGGGGGTTATGTTTAATTCCATACAAGTTGCATTTAATCTAGTAACATGACAGGGTTAGAGAACTAAGTATATATTTTCCCTTTGGCTTATATATACACAGTGCCTCATCGTTGTTAGCCCTTCACCAGTACTGGTGTACAGCAAGTTGCTCGAGAGGAGCCAAAGCAGGACCCAACATCCATCCACCTTAAAGGTAATTTTGCATCCCTCTCTTTACGTTCAGCTGGTTTTGCTTGCATCTGTCCATCTAGGTAGCTTGCCCATGCTTATGAATTATAGCTCGTTCCTCATCGGCCCATGTTAGGATTCTAGTGCTGCCTTTTTTCAATAATTTTGGCTAGCAATCTTCAGCTGCAACGATTGGCAGGGAAGATATGATATGTGGTTAAAATTTGTTACAGCAGAAACGCAGCAAACATGGCGATGGTCCTGGATGCTTTTGCATCCTATGTGCTAAACATGCTAACGGAGATGGCGAGGGAAGAGGTGCACATGCTGCTTGGATTCAGACGGGAGATCGACAAGATGGACATTAAACTTAGGGACCTCAAGAACTTCCTCGCCGACGCTGACAGGAGAAACATCACCGACAAGAGCATGCAAGAGTGGGTGGGCGAGCTCAAGCGTGCCATGTACGAAGCTGCTGATATACTCGACCTCTGCCAGCTCAAGGCCATGGAGCGCCGTTCGTCCACTCTAGATGTGGGGTGCTTCAACCCCTTGCTCTTTTGCATGCAGAATCCCTCACATGCCCATGACATCGGCACCCGCATCAAGGCACTCAACAAGAGGCTTGACACCATCAAGGAGCGAAGTGCTGCTTTCAGCTTCATCAATATTGGTGCATATGAAGATCGTAGCAGCAAAGTGCACGTCACTCGTTCTGCTAATCCCAACCGTGAGACGACAGGGGAATTTGACCGGTCGGGTGTAGTTGGGGAGAAGATCAAAGAAGACACAAGAGCGCTGGTTGAGACCATGTTAGCTGAAAAAGAGGGCAACACCAACATCATGGTCGTGGCCATTGTTGGTGTCGGCGGGATTGGCAAGACTACTCTTGCCCAGAACGTCATCAATGATGAAACCATGAAGGCCGAGTTTGACAACACAATATGGTTAAGCATCAACAAGGACTTTGACAAAGTTGAGTTACTAAGGACAATCATCACGCTCGCCGGGGGTGTACATGGAGGTGAAAAGGCATTGGTTGTGCTTCAGTCAGTCCTCACCACTGCCTTGAAAGGAAAGAAATTATTCCTGGTACTAGATGATGTATGGAACCATGGAGCGTGGGGTGATGTGCTTAAAACTCCCTTGGATAATGTTGTGGCTCGAGGTAGCCGAGTCCTCATCACTACTAGAGATGAAAAAGTAGCCCGAGGGATGAAAGCTGAGCTTCCCTACCACCATGTCGACAAATTAGAGGAGGAGGATGCCTGGTCATTGCTCAAGAAACAGGTGTGTAACGAAACTACATGCATCTTTAATAACTACTAGCTCCATAATTAATTTGGAGCAAGATAATAAGGCACTCACGGTGGGACGTCTCTTATGCATGATGGGTGTTTACATACAACCTTCTCAATGCATGGTTTTTTGAGCGTTTTATCTTAGCTctttatctagtactccctccgtctggaaatacttgtcggagaaatggatatacatccatttctccgacaagtattttcggacggagggagtatatatgtatGGTGCCACCTCAGATTTTGCCTAGGGACTTGTGATAACTAGGGTGCCACATTTGAGTTTCCGCATTACAATGCTAAGAACATGTCCAGCTTTCTTTGGAGCCCAGGAGTGGCCTGACGCCATCTTTATTTTTGAGGTTGCAAGATAGATACATACAAGATACAACACATGGGCACTATAATTTTGCCACCACACACTATAGACCTCATGCTCATATGTTCCCACATGTATTATTTTTTGAGCCGTCACATGGGAAATACAATATAGCAGGTGCAAGCCCAAGCCAGAAGAAGGATATAGCTCGCACTCTGCCGGTTGGTAGCGGTTGGGACCAAGTCTGGACTTATACCAGATTGATAGGTTCGTATCAAGTTAGGATATATAAAGAGCATCTCTAGCCCTTTTCATAAAGCTAAACTCTCTATACCACCTCAGTAACTTAACTATATGTTGATAGCAAAAAATTTCAGAAACCAAATTATTGGAAACTATAGTATATTTTAGCCAGTTGGTACGAAACACCACAGTTTCAGCATATCAAAGTATTTTGGAGTATTGTGATTACTGTGACCTCTTTCTCTATGCTGTATGCGGCAATGTAAATTAGCTCTAGCTGTGATAACACATGTATTCCTAACTAGCTGGCCGCTGAAAACCGAACAGCCATGCACAAAGACTAGCACGTATTTCCTCAATcccgtaatataagagcgttttttacactacactagcaAACTCGACAAAATCGTAGGACAAAATCGCACAAGCGAGAGGAGCAACAGTCGGATGCCTATGTAGTGTGTAGCAAGCTCGACCAGCAGGATCTGCTCGCTCCGTTCCTCTCGGCTGACGCGATGGGGCAGGAGGGGGGGGGAACAATTTTTAGTGGTAGCCAAACAATTGATGGTAATTATAACCATGGTAACTGTAAAAACTGTAGTATTCTTAGAATACTTCGAAAAAACCGAGCTATCAAACAAGACCTGTGTTTAATCAGTTTAGGTAGTATATTAACTGgtattttattattttcttttatttatgaaTTTATTATTGACTAACATTGAATTGGCACTAAGCCCCCAGAAACTGCTATTTTTCCTAAAAAGGCAAACTTTTCTGCATTTACTGTGTCAGTTAAACCTGCTTGCAGATAGTCTCAAGCGAGACAAATGGACATGAAATTGATATGCTCAAGGATATTGGATTGCAAATTATTGCAAAATGTGATGGTTTGCCTCTTACTGTCAAAGTAATGGGAGGACTCTTGTGCCAAAAGGACAATAAGCACCGTGACTGGGAGATGGTTCTGGATGATTCTATATGGTCAGTATCTGGAATGCCCGAAGAGCTAAACCATGCAGTCTATTTAAGCTATGAAGATTTACCTTCCAGCATGAAACAATGCTTTCTATGCTACTCCCTTCTCCCCAAAACTGCATTGTTCAAAAGAGACAACATAATTGGCATGTGGATTAGTGAAGGATTTCTTCAGGGAACCTCAGATGACTTGGAAGAACTAGGTAGAAAGTACTATAAGGAGCTGATACTAAGAAACCTTATAGAGCCAAATGTAGAGTATGTTGATCAACGTGTTTGCAACATGCATGACGTTGTGCGCTCATTCGCTCAATTTGTGGCTAGAGATGAGGCACTAGCCGCTCACAGCAGTGAAACAAATATTGTTAGTAAACTCAGTGCACAGAAGTTTCTTCGAATATCTCTAGAAGGCAAAGTATCAGAATCAGATGGGTTGGACTGGGGTTCTTTGCAACCACAAAAGACACTGAGGACACTAATATCAGTTGGCAGTATAAATATGAAGCCTGGTGATTCGCTTGTTCATTTTCCATGTCTACGAACTCTACATACAAATTCTGCACGTATTGTTGCATTGGTTGAATCTGTGCATAAACTCAAGCACCTGAGGTACTTGTCCTTAGAAAACTCTGATATATCTAGTCTTCCAGATAGCATTGGAAAGATGAAATTCTTGGAGTACATTAACCTTACAGGATGCCAACAGTTTGTTAAACTACCAGATAGCATTGTAAAGTTAGGGCATCTAAGGTATCTTAACTTCAATAGCACAAGTATAAATGGCATACCTAAGGGATTCCGTGATCTGACAAATCTGAGGATATTACGTGGGTTCCCAGCTagggtagatggtgagtggtgtaGTTTGGATGAGTTGGGCCCTCTTTATCGGCTCAAGCATGTTGGAATACAAGGGTTGGAGAATGTAACTGCTTCCTCGTCCGCAACAAAGGCAAAGCTTAGTGAGAAGGTGCATCTTACGAACCTATACTTAACATGCAGTAGTATATTGGGGGACAATGGACTGATTGAAGAGGAAGTGCACCAGCGAATTGAGGTGGTGTTTAATGAGCTCTGCCCTCCGCCAAGGTTAGAATTTCTTTCCATTGAAGGATATTTTGGCCGACGGCTCCCAAGGTGGATGATGTCATCAGATTTGCCCCTCAATAGCTTGAGGATTTTGTTCATTTGCGACCTGGCTTGCTGCACACAGCTTCCTGATGGCTTGTGCCAACTCCCTTATTTGGAGTTCATTCAGATCAACCGTGCTCCAACCATCAAGCGTGTTGGACCTGAATTCATGCAGTCCTACCATCACCATAGTCCTCGTACTTCCCAAATGGTGGTTGCATTTCCGAGATTGCGTGATATGGATTTACTAGGAATGGTGGAATGGGAGGTGTGGGAGTGGG
Above is a window of Triticum aestivum cultivar Chinese Spring chromosome 6B, IWGSC CS RefSeq v2.1, whole genome shotgun sequence DNA encoding:
- the LOC123135701 gene encoding disease resistance protein RGA2: MAMVLDAFASYVLNMLTEMAREEVHMLLGFRREIDKMDIKLRDLKNFLADADRRNITDKSMQEWVGELKRAMYEAADILDLCQLKAMERRSSTLDVGCFNPLLFCMQNPSHAHDIGTRIKALNKRLDTIKERSAAFSFINIGAYEDRSSKVHVTRSANPNRETTGEFDRSGVVGEKIKEDTRALVETMLAEKEGNTNIMVVAIVGVGGIGKTTLAQNVINDETMKAEFDNTIWLSINKDFDKVELLRTIITLAGGVHGGEKALVVLQSVLTTALKGKKLFLVLDDVWNHGAWGDVLKTPLDNVVARGSRVLITTRDEKVARGMKAELPYHHVDKLEEEDAWSLLKKQIVSSETNGHEIDMLKDIGLQIIAKCDGLPLTVKVMGGLLCQKDNKHRDWEMVLDDSIWSVSGMPEELNHAVYLSYEDLPSSMKQCFLCYSLLPKTALFKRDNIIGMWISEGFLQGTSDDLEELGRKYYKELILRNLIEPNVEYVDQRVCNMHDVVRSFAQFVARDEALAAHSSETNIVSKLSAQKFLRISLEGKVSESDGLDWGSLQPQKTLRTLISVGSINMKPGDSLVHFPCLRTLHTNSARIVALVESVHKLKHLRYLSLENSDISSLPDSIGKMKFLEYINLTGCQQFVKLPDSIVKLGHLRYLNFNSTSINGIPKGFRDLTNLRILRGFPARVDGEWCSLDELGPLYRLKHVGIQGLENVTASSSATKAKLSEKVHLTNLYLTCSSILGDNGLIEEEVHQRIEVVFNELCPPPRLEFLSIEGYFGRRLPRWMMSSDLPLNSLRILFICDLACCTQLPDGLCQLPYLEFIQINRAPTIKRVGPEFMQSYHHHSPRTSQMVVAFPRLRDMDLLGMVEWEVWEWEEQVQAFPFLHELRLSHCKLKCLPPGLASQARALNKMSIQSIQGLISLEKFPSLVELFLDDNHDLERITNLPRLQKLTIEDCPKLNVLEGVPALQGLSLRDKVMDALPEYMGRINPRYLELQCSIALLASIATTQSGPEWDKFSHIEHVRAYACGGDNPRKWYVLYTANPYNLETNVSLSFLSRGTLTFVEDTQIFESVFKMTRKTFSYICSLVMGPSMEDMNSCTFIDGRVLSLQDRVVVALRRLQCTEPTETIASSLGVSESTVLLVTERFAAAVWQEADHHFRWPDSRQMDKIKSMFDKIHNMRNCCGVICTIDTTFGPNYDHEKIESPQMQVIVDPEMRFRNIWFGSTSRLNRLTRLYDSDLFKECEKGSLLNGSKLKVALDGPEVGEYIIGDAGYPLLPWLLTPYHEDYHSDYKAEFNRRHSSATTCAMKAVARLKDTWKYLQGEMPSPVNIRETIYTCCVLHNIIIEMEDDAAILSAKQKRNCCEEVRQLANEDAVKARDILSQHFLASRSSESGEDDDEAMLWPKYWNYCDELELANKDAV